A single window of Nicotiana sylvestris chromosome 3, ASM39365v2, whole genome shotgun sequence DNA harbors:
- the LOC104217186 gene encoding uncharacterized protein translates to MTEEEWLKAATMDDTVVAELLLRLNQVNPSPSKSKKTSLPLEWTVRQRRSRPISVNAKKPAPRASPTTPLSWSGATSVSGGGGGGSGCAVDGGCEESSGPPPTFKTPSSTRSKVNSTSDATTSKRSRKKKTLTELKEEEILLIKERKQLKKELALVRINLEKQRDTNQNLKRMKLDLHPQQANERGTPVACDGRSLGQYQQEVLPSNPIIPIFREKAANKVSILPSYLEEQQDVAALESKFVLPDLNIPFGEDSSTEILCG, encoded by the exons atgactgaagaggaGTGGCTTAAAGCGGCTACAATGGATGATACTGTGGTTGCTGAGTTATTGTTGCGTCTCAACCAGGTCAATCCGTCTCCGTCCAAGTCAAAGAAGACAAGCTTACCGCTTGAGTGGACTGTGCGTCAACGCCGGTCTAGACCGATTTCTGTTAATGCTAAGAAACCGGCTCCACGTGCTAGCCCCACTACACCTTTATCCTGGAGTGGCGCCACCTCTGTTAGCGGTGGAGGTGGCGGAGGTAGTGGTTGCGCCGTTGATGGTGGTTGCGAAGAGTCCAGCGGACCTCCTCCTACTTTCAAAACTCCCAGTAGCACGAGATCTAAG GTTAACAGTACTAGTGATGCTACCACCAGCAAGAGATCAAGAAAGAAAAAG ACATTGACTGAACTGAAAGAAGAGGAGATCTtgctaattaaggaaagaaagcaattgaaGAAG GAATTAGCTTTGGTACGCATCAATCTGGAGAAACAGAGAGATACAAATCAAAACCTGAAAAGAATGAAG CTTGATTTGCACCCTCAGCAGGCAAATGAAAGAGGTACACCTGTTGCATGTGATGGAAGAAGTTTGGGTCAGTATCAGCAAGAGGTCCTACCAAGTAATCCAATCATTCCCATCTTCCGGGAAAAAGCCGCAAACAAGGTCTCAATATTGCCATCATATCTGGAAGAGCAGCAAGATGTCGCAGCTTTGGAGTCTAAATTTGTACTCCCAGACCTCAATATTCCGTTTGGTGAGGATTCCAGCACTGAAATTCTTTGTGGGTGA
- the LOC104217185 gene encoding uncharacterized protein: MAINCKDLPEECWELIFNRLHHQSDVESFSSVSKQFLALTNRLRLHLSVIDSTLLIHGTIAKLIRRFPNLKSIDLSNFRGELDHVLVDLANSVSYTSNLEQLDISNQKQLPVKGLKELGRKLKDLRVLKCSDLALLRDPDLCAIAQSFPFLEELDISYPRTKFDFSLMNRIDGDLIVTDSGIAVLSVNLANLRKINVSGNHFITDNSLVTLSMNCLNLQGIELEHCTLITVNGILSMLRTCAALNWISVSEIHIPRSSPGFECLVACSRTLQTLDVSSSTISDEFLFLVAKASLPLSRLSLCECTNFTLSGISSLLCSYQSLKFLSLVQVHFLTDETMKDLSQYLQSLVTINLRECLKLTISTFFTLARNCPSLETVNMENTCLGMTNSFHNGVKNTRIRAVILANNLYLDDDSLAKVALACPNLEMLDVSSCRNLTEAGIASVLEVCIQMRDLRLDHCSMITHIGQGTELPNLEVINAAGSALSDKGLAIIGSRCSRLLKLNLENCKGVTADGIHALVKNCKSLREINLKNCPQVSISSLNSMVFSSSSLRRVIPPCCSAFSDSLRGFYLHHGCLVSSG; encoded by the coding sequence ATGGCGATTAATTGCAAAGATTTGCCTGAAGAATGCTGGGAACTGATATTCAATCGTCTCCATCACCAATCCGATGTGGAATCTTTTTCTTCTGTGTCCAAGCAATTCCTTGCTCTCACCAATCGTTTACGCCTCCACTTGTCTGTAATTGACTCCACTCTTCTTATCCACGGTACAATTGCTAAACTCATTCGCCGTTTTCCGAATCTTAAATCGATTGATCTCAGTAATTTTCGCGGTGAACTTGATCATGTTCTTGTTGATCTTGCCAATTCTGTCTCCTATACATCCAATCTTGAACAACTTGATATCTCTAATCAGAAACAGTTACCTGTCAAGGGTTTGAAGGAACTAGGGCGTAAATTGAAGGATTTGAGGGTTTTGAAGTGTAGCGATCTCGCTCTTTTACGTGATCctgatttgtgtgctatagcacagtCGTTTCCGTTTTTGGAAGAGCTTGATATTAGCTATCCAAGGACGAAATTTGATTTCAGTTTGATGAACAGAATCGACGGTGATTTGATCGTGACTGATTCCGGGATTGCGGTTTTATCGGTTAATTTGGCCAATTTGCGTAAAATTAATGTTTCTGGGAATCATTTTATTACAGATAATTCGCTTGTTACTTTGTCTATGAATTGTTTAAATTTACAAGGCATTGAGTTGGAGCATTGCACTTTGATAACTGTAAATGGGATCCTCTCTATGCTACGTACTTGTGCTGCTTTGAATTGGATTTCAGTGTCTGAGATTCACATTCCTCGATCAAGTCCTGGTTTTGAATGTTTGGTTGCTTGCAGCCGAACTTTACAGACACTCGATGTTTCCAGCTCAACTATTTCGGATGAATTTCTCTTCTTGGTAGCCAAGGCTTCTCTCCCTCTATCTAGGCTTTCACTTTGTGAGTGTACAAATTTCACTCTATCTGGTATCTCTTCACTTCTGTGTTCGTACCAATCACTAAAGTTCTTATCTTTGGTTCAAGTACATTTCTTGACTGATGAGACTATGAAAGATTTATCCCAATATCTACAAAGTCTTGTTACCATTAATCTCAGAGAATGTCTGAAATTGACCATTTCTACGTTCTTTACGCTTGCAAGAAATTGTCCTTCACTAGAAACCGTTAACATGGAAAATACTTGTTTGGGAATGACGAATTCATTTCATAATGGTGTGAAGAACACAAGGATCAGGGCTGTTATTTTGGCAAATAACTTGTACCTGGATGATGACTCTCTCGCAAAAGTTGCTTTAGCTTGCCCCAACTTGGAGATGCTTGATGTGTCCTCGTGTAGAAATCTTACAGAGGCAGGTATTGCTTCTGTTCTAGAGGTGTGCATTCAAATGAGGGATTTGCGACTCGATCACTGTTCAATGATTACACATATTGGACAAGGCACTGAATTGCCTAATCTTGAGGTAATCAATGCAGCTGGTTCAGCTTTAAGTGACAAAGGCCTGGCTATTATTGGGAGCAGATGTTCTCGCCTATTGAAGTTAAACTTGGAGAACTGCAAAGGAGTGACAGCAGATGGCATACATGCATTGGTGAAAAATTGTAAATCATTGCGAGAGATAAACTTGAAGAATTGTCCTCAAGTTAGTATCAGTTCTCTAAATAGTATGGTATTCTCGTCATCATCACTAAGGAGAGTTATTCCGCCTTGTTGCTCTGCTTTTAGTGATAGCTTGAGGGGATTTTACTTGCACCACGGATGTCTAGTGTCCTCAGGCTAG